acctatactctacaaacattaaaccaacacaaccaacacaaccaacacaaccaacacaaccaacacaaccaacacaaccaacacaaccaacacatactaacacaacacaacatactaacacaaccaacctactaacacagaaccaacatactaacacaacaaacatactaacacaaccaacatactaacacaaccaacatactaacacaaccaacatactgacacaacacaacaacaacacaacaacacaacaacaacacaacaacaacacaaccacaacacaaccacaacacaaccacaacacaaccacaacgcAACCACCTGCATTTATttgcaaaacaaaaaacagaaacagaaacaaaagcagaaacaattttttcttttttcgtgtATAGGTAAACCGTGTGAGGGGACTACCTTTTGTGATCGCTTGAAATGTTCAATTGGGAAATGGGGCACAAATAGAGGGTCGGGAAAGAAGCCAGAATGGGTAAGGGGAACGAACTGAGGAGTAGCGCAGTACTTACCTTGGGAAAAtcctatatacatatatactcgtatgtatatgtatatatgcatatacatttatgcatctgcatatatatattttacatatTTCTTCGCCCCACGTGCAGAGTAAAATGGAGGGTGACTTCAAGTGGAGATTGGGGGAACTCCTAAATGGCATGAAGAACGATACATATCAGGACGCTGTTCAACAACATTGCAACGAGTGGAACGGTGGGGACGCTCATAGCGTCGCTAACAAGACTGCTTGTAGGATGGTTGCAGCAGGATTACATCATATATCTACCATTAAACGGGACTACAGCAAGGGGGGAAGTGATCCGGATAATAATCCATTCGACCACCAAGAACTTAGGAAACTTCTCTCCTGCTTATGGTTAAAGAGGATcatagaagaaatgaaagaaaaaagtataattTGTGACATAGAACCCGGCATAAAGGCCGCTACTAAGGCATGGAGCACcattaaaggaaaatgcacAAAGGAACCTTGTATCGACTGCAATTTAGAAAACCTGGACAATTATGAAAATTGTCAAATTGGCAAGGACAATGACGACGTGAAGCCCAAATTAAATGAATTACTTACAGGAGAGAAGGAGCCCGAAGTCGAAAGAACTCTAACCCCAATAActgaagagaaaggaaatagTAGTTCTTCTTTATGTCCACGTTTACAGTGTTTAGCATCTCGAGTAAAGCAGGCGCAGGCGTCAGGCACCCCCAATGCGGTAAGTacaatgaaataaaatagaaagaaaaaagaataaagggaattggaataaaagaaaaggaatagaataaaataaaaggaatgaagaaagaagagaaagagtactaaaaaaaaaaaaaaaaagaaaaaaaaaaaaaactacagattcaggggtattagaataaggttgcaatgatgttagaataatgttatAGGGTTGccagaagaaggttgtaagggtattagaataacgttttacgggtgttagaataaggtttcagggtattggaataaggtttcagggtattggaataaggtttcaggatattggaataaggttgtcgtaatgttagaatgaggtgttaagggtgttagagtaaggttttaggggtgtcataATGAGCTTTTTTTGGATgttggaagaaggttgtaagggtgttagaataggatGGTATGGGCGTTAGAATAATGtggtatgggtgttagaataaggtggtaggggtgttagaatatgattgtaggggtgttggaataaaggttataggggtgttagtataaggtgacaagggtgtcagaataatgttgttgggttggtagaataaggttgggggGTTGTTGGAATGAGGTGGTgagagtgttagaataaggtggtaggggtgtcaaaatagggtcttaggggtgtcagaataaggtggtaggggtgtcagaataaggttatagggttgccagaagaaggttgtagggttcttagaataacgttgtaagggtgttagaataaggttgtagggtacaggaataaggttgtacggtataggaataaggttgtacggtataggaataaggatgtaggggtattggaataaggttgtaggggtgttagaataaggttgtaggtgtgctagaatatggttgttggggtgttagaataaggttgtaagggtataggagtaaggttgtaggggtgtcggaatagggtcctaggggtgtcagaataaggttgtaggggtgttggaataaggtggtaagggtgtcagaatagggtcctaggggtgtcagaatagggtcttcggggtgttagaatagggtcttaggggtgtccgaatagggtcttaggggtgtcagaataaggtggtaagggtattagaataaggtcgtaaggttgttagaataaggtggttagggtgttagaataaggtggtaagggtgttagaataagataGTACGggtgttaaaataaggttgtaggaatATTAGGATAAGGTTGCTacggtgttagaataaggtggtaagggtgttagaatagagtggtaagggtgtccgaatagggtggtaagggtgtcagaataaggttttatttgtgttggaatgaaggttgtagaggtgttagaataaggttttagggtaataggagtaaggttctgggggtataggagtaaggttgttggggtattagaataatgtggtaagggtattagaataaggtgataagggtgttagaataaggtggttgaaggtgttagaataaa
Above is a window of Plasmodium knowlesi strain H genome assembly, contig: PKNH_00_44, whole genome shotgun sequence DNA encoding:
- a CDS encoding SICAvar, type I (fragment), giving the protein KPCEGTTFCDRLKCSIGKWGTNRGSGKKPEWSKMEGDFKWRLGELLNGMKNDTYQDAVQQHCNEWNGGDAHSVANKTACRMVAAGLHHISTIKRDYSKGGSDPDNNPFDHQELRKLLSCLWLKRIIEEMKEKSIICDIEPGIKAATKAWSTIKGKCTKEPCIDCNLENLDNYENCQIGKDNDDVKPKLNELLTGEKEPEVERTLTPITEEKGNSSSSLCPRLQCLASRVKQAQASGTPNA